Proteins from one bacterium genomic window:
- the bla gene encoding class A beta-lactamase: MLDRSSSKKVVSKAPWGYRARRRWQLLVAVALALIPTPAAWADSAFDTSIAKIETRLKGRVGVFAMRGPAKLGYRSGERFAYCSTFKWVLAAAVLKGVDGGELDLTRVVPYKKEDLLAYSPVTGKHVQDGGMGIGDLCAATIITSDNTAANLLYPLVGGPTGLQDFVRSMNDPITRFDRMEPELNSNLRGDPRDTTTPEAMTRLLQNVLESERLSKASRNQLLSWMKATVTGHGRIRAAVPQGWVIGNKTGTGNRGAVNDVAIILPPKGEPIYLSVFTDDDRSDLKAHEEAIAEIAKQVLEALP; this comes from the coding sequence ATGCTTGATCGATCTTCTTCGAAGAAAGTCGTTTCCAAGGCGCCCTGGGGCTACCGTGCGCGTAGACGGTGGCAATTACTTGTCGCGGTTGCCCTAGCTCTGATCCCGACTCCGGCTGCTTGGGCCGACTCGGCATTCGATACAAGCATCGCCAAGATTGAGACCCGCCTGAAGGGGCGGGTGGGGGTCTTCGCCATGAGAGGCCCCGCGAAGCTAGGCTACCGATCTGGCGAACGATTTGCCTACTGCTCTACCTTCAAGTGGGTACTGGCGGCGGCCGTTCTCAAAGGTGTTGATGGGGGAGAGTTAGACCTCACTCGTGTGGTGCCCTACAAGAAAGAGGACCTGCTCGCCTACAGCCCCGTTACTGGGAAACACGTTCAGGATGGGGGAATGGGCATTGGTGATCTTTGCGCTGCAACTATCATCACCAGTGACAACACAGCCGCAAACCTCCTGTATCCACTCGTGGGAGGGCCTACTGGGCTGCAAGATTTCGTCCGCAGCATGAACGATCCAATCACGCGGTTTGATCGAATGGAGCCGGAGTTGAATAGCAACCTTCGTGGCGATCCACGCGATACGACCACGCCTGAGGCAATGACCCGCCTACTTCAGAATGTCCTGGAGTCGGAGAGACTCTCGAAGGCTTCTCGAAACCAACTCCTCTCCTGGATGAAGGCCACCGTAACCGGGCATGGTCGAATTCGTGCCGCCGTTCCCCAGGGCTGGGTGATTGGCAACAAGACGGGTACGGGCAATCGGGGGGCTGTGAATGACGTGGCTATCATCCTCCCGCCGAAGGGGGAGCCAATCTACCTGTCAGTTTTCACAGATGACGACCGGAGCGACCTTAAGGCTCATGAGGAAGCCATCGCCGAGATAGCGAAACAAGTCCTGGAAGCCCTTCCCTAG
- a CDS encoding GrpB family protein, translating to MKVQAKDIVRDYDSDPNENPWVHGKPQPENIEVVPYDRAWPERYLAIAEQIKAALGATVLQLEHIGSTAVPGLAAKPVIDIDLTVPDPTDEAAYVPALESLGFDLYIREPSWHQHRCLRLNGPRVNLHVFGPDCPESIRHLMFRDWLRTHPEDRALYEQAKQSSLDNVEVVMDYNKRKEPVVREIYHRLFQEAGLI from the coding sequence GTGAAAGTGCAAGCAAAGGACATCGTTCGGGATTACGATTCGGACCCAAACGAAAATCCCTGGGTTCATGGCAAGCCACAACCAGAAAACATCGAAGTCGTTCCATACGATCGGGCTTGGCCCGAACGCTATCTGGCGATCGCCGAGCAAATTAAGGCGGCACTCGGCGCAACAGTTCTCCAGCTCGAACACATCGGCTCAACCGCTGTGCCAGGCCTCGCCGCAAAGCCAGTGATCGACATCGATCTCACGGTGCCTGATCCCACCGACGAAGCCGCTTATGTCCCCGCCCTGGAATCGCTGGGTTTTGACCTGTACATTCGTGAGCCAAGCTGGCATCAGCATCGTTGCCTTCGATTGAATGGTCCCCGCGTCAATCTCCATGTTTTTGGCCCAGATTGCCCGGAGAGCATCCGCCACCTCATGTTTCGCGATTGGCTACGAACTCACCCCGAAGACCGCGCGTTGTATGAACAAGCGAAACAATCGTCTCTCGATAATGTCGAAGTGGTGATGGATTACAACAAGCGAAAAGAGCCCGTGGTGCGAGAGATCTACCATCGATTATTCCAAGAAGCCGGACTCATTTAA
- a CDS encoding CsbD family protein → MAGETDRLKGKGKELKGDTQEFVGEMTGDRSLERKGKLEQMKGKAQQAWGDVKEKAEDIKRDIQDR, encoded by the coding sequence ATGGCTGGCGAAACGGACCGCTTGAAGGGTAAGGGCAAGGAGCTAAAGGGCGATACTCAAGAATTTGTCGGCGAAATGACGGGCGATCGCTCGTTGGAGCGCAAAGGCAAGCTCGAGCAAATGAAGGGCAAGGCCCAGCAGGCCTGGGGAGACGTCAAGGAAAAGGCCGAAGATATCAAGCGCGATATTCAAGATAGGTAG
- a CDS encoding prolyl oligopeptidase family serine peptidase, translated as MLSKVRPFALCCLILAFATPALAQVPTYQLPAPELARIVDAPLPPSISIGPDNRTLLLMERRSLPSILEVSQPELKLAGLAVNPKTNGESRVNYVSGLAFQALPDGKARKVTGLPKEPQISHVAWSPDGKKLAFTLTRDAGIELWVADVATARAQRHGVLRLNAAVGMPFAWLSDSQSILCRAVPEKRGAAPKEPEAPVGPIVQENMGEKAPARTYPNLLKGPYDEALFEHYLTSQLLVLDATGRAKPLGQPGLMMGARPSPDGKYVLVETVHRPYSYLVPLDRFPTRAEVWDRAGRLVRRVADLPLAETVPISFDAVRKGPRALAWRPDADACLYWAEAQDGGDPAQPAPVRDRVLMLKAPFKGEPTPLVDLAYRFSGAEWANGRLALVWEQWRKTRQERTWVLSPDTTAVPRKLFERSSEDRYGDPGSPIRQRTARGTFVMTASADGKSLLFSGAGASPSGNKPFLDRLDLETGRKERLWESQAPTYAVVAHVFDASGKRLLIRRESPSEPPNYVLRDGAQEHAITHFAHPTPELAGVRKELITYKRADGLPLSGTLYLPSNYDPAKQGPLPMVMWAYPREFKSADAAGQLDRSPYMFDRIAYNSPLVWLARGYAVLDDPKLPILGQGENEPNDTYVEQLVAGAKAAVDEVVRRGVADPRRIAIGGHSYGAFMTANLLAHSDLFAAGIARSGAYNRTLTPFGFQSEERTLWEAPDTYFKMSPFVNANRINEPLLLIHGAADSNPGTFPMQSERFYQALKGLGATTRLVLLPHEEHSYRARESILHMLYETDRWLDRYVKHRPADTPRR; from the coding sequence TTGTTATCCAAAGTTCGCCCTTTCGCTCTTTGTTGCCTGATCCTCGCCTTCGCCACACCGGCGCTCGCCCAGGTCCCCACCTACCAGCTACCGGCGCCGGAGCTTGCGCGCATCGTGGACGCTCCGCTTCCGCCCAGTATCAGCATCGGCCCGGATAACCGCACCCTGCTGCTCATGGAGCGGCGATCGCTGCCGAGCATCCTTGAGGTCAGCCAGCCCGAGCTCAAGCTCGCAGGTCTTGCCGTCAACCCGAAGACGAACGGCGAGTCCCGAGTGAACTACGTTTCGGGACTCGCCTTCCAGGCGTTGCCCGACGGCAAGGCTCGCAAGGTCACGGGCCTGCCCAAGGAGCCTCAGATTTCCCACGTCGCCTGGTCGCCCGATGGTAAGAAGCTGGCCTTCACCCTCACCCGCGATGCCGGTATCGAGCTTTGGGTGGCGGACGTCGCGACGGCTCGGGCCCAGCGCCACGGAGTCCTTCGCCTCAACGCGGCGGTGGGGATGCCGTTTGCTTGGCTCTCTGATAGCCAAAGCATCCTCTGCCGAGCCGTTCCGGAAAAGCGCGGCGCGGCCCCCAAGGAGCCGGAGGCCCCCGTCGGCCCGATCGTGCAGGAGAACATGGGCGAGAAGGCCCCTGCCCGCACCTATCCGAACTTGCTCAAGGGGCCGTACGATGAGGCCCTCTTCGAGCACTACCTGACGTCTCAGCTGCTCGTGCTCGATGCAACCGGTCGCGCGAAGCCTCTCGGCCAGCCCGGGCTGATGATGGGCGCGCGCCCCTCGCCGGACGGCAAGTACGTGCTCGTCGAGACGGTCCATCGCCCCTACTCCTACCTCGTGCCGCTGGATCGCTTCCCGACTCGGGCCGAGGTCTGGGATCGCGCAGGGCGGCTCGTCCGGCGCGTGGCGGATTTGCCGCTTGCTGAGACCGTACCGATCTCCTTCGACGCCGTCCGCAAGGGACCGCGTGCTCTGGCGTGGCGTCCGGATGCCGATGCTTGCCTCTACTGGGCCGAGGCCCAGGACGGCGGCGATCCGGCCCAGCCGGCACCCGTGCGGGATCGCGTGCTCATGCTCAAGGCGCCCTTCAAGGGTGAGCCGACCCCGTTGGTCGATCTGGCTTACCGCTTCTCGGGAGCCGAGTGGGCGAACGGTCGCCTCGCCTTGGTCTGGGAGCAATGGCGCAAGACGCGCCAGGAGCGCACCTGGGTGCTCTCGCCCGATACCACCGCGGTGCCTCGGAAGCTCTTCGAGCGCTCCTCCGAGGATCGCTACGGCGATCCGGGCAGCCCCATTCGCCAGCGCACGGCGCGCGGCACTTTCGTCATGACCGCCTCTGCCGATGGCAAGAGCCTGCTCTTCAGCGGAGCGGGGGCTTCGCCGAGCGGCAACAAACCCTTCCTGGATCGGCTCGACCTCGAGACCGGCCGCAAGGAGCGTCTCTGGGAGTCCCAGGCGCCCACCTACGCGGTGGTGGCGCATGTTTTCGACGCTTCGGGCAAGCGCCTGCTGATCCGTCGAGAGTCCCCCAGCGAGCCGCCCAACTACGTCCTGCGCGACGGGGCGCAGGAGCATGCGATCACGCACTTCGCCCATCCCACGCCCGAACTGGCCGGCGTCCGAAAGGAACTCATCACCTACAAGCGTGCGGACGGGCTGCCCTTGAGCGGGACCCTCTACTTGCCGTCGAACTACGATCCTGCCAAGCAAGGGCCCCTGCCCATGGTGATGTGGGCTTACCCTCGCGAGTTCAAGAGCGCCGATGCGGCAGGACAGCTCGACCGCTCGCCGTACATGTTCGATCGGATCGCGTACAACTCGCCCCTGGTCTGGCTGGCGCGCGGGTATGCCGTGCTGGACGATCCCAAGCTGCCCATCCTCGGTCAGGGGGAAAACGAGCCCAACGATACCTACGTCGAGCAACTGGTCGCCGGTGCCAAGGCTGCGGTGGACGAGGTCGTGCGGCGCGGGGTGGCGGATCCCCGTCGGATCGCGATTGGCGGCCACTCTTACGGGGCGTTCATGACGGCCAACTTGCTGGCCCACTCGGACCTCTTCGCCGCCGGCATCGCCCGCAGCGGGGCCTATAACCGCACGCTGACGCCCTTCGGCTTCCAGTCCGAAGAACGCACCCTCTGGGAGGCGCCCGACACCTACTTCAAGATGTCGCCCTTCGTGAACGCCAACCGCATCAACGAGCCGCTGCTCTTGATTCACGGCGCGGCCGACTCCAACCCCGGCACCTTCCCCATGCAGAGCGAGCGGTTCTACCAGGCCCTCAAGGGCCTCGGTGCGACGACCCGGCTGGTGCTCCTCCCGCACGAGGAGCATAGCTACCGGGCACGTGAATCCATCCTGCACATGCTCTACGAGACGGATCGTTGGCTCGATCGGTACGTGAAGCATCGCCCAGCTGATACGCCGCGTCGCTGA
- a CDS encoding VOC family protein, which produces MSETTAPIGISHVGFIAINVRDVEKAIAFYGETLGFKKTTDATMGPMRWVEFTPPGNATRVTLLSEGNPAFEPERVGAMIAATFEVNGFEATCAQLKQRGVTFGVEPRKEPWGWWAEILDPDGNTLGLHAEA; this is translated from the coding sequence TTGTCAGAGACCACTGCCCCGATCGGGATTTCGCACGTCGGCTTCATCGCCATCAATGTGCGCGACGTCGAGAAGGCCATCGCCTTCTACGGTGAGACGCTCGGCTTCAAAAAGACCACGGATGCCACGATGGGCCCCATGCGCTGGGTCGAGTTCACGCCCCCCGGCAACGCCACGCGCGTGACGCTCCTCAGCGAGGGGAATCCCGCCTTCGAACCCGAGCGGGTCGGCGCCATGATCGCGGCGACCTTCGAGGTCAACGGCTTCGAGGCCACCTGTGCGCAGCTCAAGCAGCGGGGTGTCACCTTCGGGGTGGAGCCGCGGAAGGAGCCGTGGGGTTGGTGGGCTGAGATCCTGGATCCGGACGGCAATACCTTGGGCTTGCACGCCGAGGCGTAA
- a CDS encoding VOC family protein, whose amino-acid sequence MPVTQIAFVMYPVTDMARAVAFYRDVLGLKPEGLASETWVEFEVGKGTFGVGNFEQVGKPGTAQSLSLEVDDMEAFRAMLAERGVKASEAFETPICWISMVSDPDGNQIWLHQAKHA is encoded by the coding sequence ATGCCCGTTACGCAGATTGCGTTCGTGATGTACCCCGTTACCGATATGGCGCGCGCCGTGGCCTTTTATCGCGACGTGCTCGGCCTGAAGCCTGAGGGCCTCGCCTCGGAGACCTGGGTGGAGTTCGAGGTCGGCAAAGGCACCTTCGGGGTGGGAAACTTCGAGCAGGTCGGAAAACCCGGCACGGCTCAGTCCTTGTCGCTCGAGGTGGACGATATGGAGGCCTTCCGGGCGATGCTGGCCGAGCGCGGCGTCAAGGCGAGCGAGGCTTTCGAAACGCCGATCTGCTGGATCTCGATGGTGAGCGACCCGGACGGCAACCAGATCTGGCTGCACCAGGCAAAGCACGCCTAA
- a CDS encoding DUF5069 domain-containing protein has product MNLDQVKRLAKDLRTDFPRSPAEPLADYAIAARALDKCRAEIAGWQGEYHYDCPLSRLFLDFAGISAEAFKAFVATGASDDEVADWIQEVAVKRDRIDIVRWSNGWREKRLSELDDRLVLHMEDYVQENLPPQSWQRIYRWFDIYDIEEKRIPV; this is encoded by the coding sequence ATGAACCTAGATCAAGTGAAGCGCTTAGCCAAGGACCTGCGAACGGATTTCCCCCGTAGTCCAGCCGAGCCGCTTGCGGATTACGCGATCGCAGCCCGCGCCCTGGACAAGTGCCGCGCGGAGATTGCCGGATGGCAGGGCGAGTATCATTACGATTGCCCGCTCAGCCGCCTCTTTCTCGACTTCGCGGGCATATCGGCCGAGGCCTTCAAGGCGTTCGTCGCCACCGGCGCCTCCGACGACGAGGTCGCCGACTGGATCCAGGAGGTGGCCGTCAAGCGGGATCGGATCGACATCGTGCGCTGGAGCAACGGCTGGCGCGAAAAGCGGCTCAGCGAGCTAGACGATCGGCTCGTCCTCCACATGGAGGACTATGTCCAAGAGAACCTGCCGCCCCAGAGCTGGCAGCGGATCTATCGCTGGTTCGACATCTACGACATCGAGGAGAAGCGGATCCCCGTCTAA